The Podospora bellae-mahoneyi strain CBS 112042 chromosome 7, whole genome shotgun sequence genomic sequence TGTCCAAGCCACCCACATATCCAGTTGCCTGTTTCGACTTTGCTTGCTCCTGGCCAGTCTTggcctccaccttcttcagcgCCGGCTCGAGAAACTGCTGCTCGACAGACATCTGTGCAACAGGCAGGATCTCGGAGTAGAGGGAttcgacctcctcctgcaGGGAAGAGACTTCTCCAGGTGAGACTCGGCTGCTGGACCCTGaattcttctcctccaaggTCTCAAGATAGATACGATCGAGTCTCGTCCGGACGCCCTCCACAGTACACTTGATCAGCCTGCCCTCGCGTGAGTCCCTGAATCGAGAAGGAAAACAATGGGGTATAAGGGTCCGCACCTCGCACATGTTTCACGCAGCATGACGACATGATTTTGCTCTTCAGGGTCTTTTGTATCCAGTTCCCATCCCAGTTTCTGGAGGCTTGCCAGGAGCTTATCGTCTGAGCGGAACAGGGTGTCGACGGTTTGCTGGATGGCCGGGCCGGCCCCTGTGGTTTGCTGTTCCAACTCGAGAAGTTGAGAATCCAGGGACTGAGACAGCTCTTCAACCTGAACACCTTGTTATTACCAAGCTCGCAAGGGTCGAGATAGGAGGGGACGTGTGTGTTTCTGAACGCACAGCCAGAGTAAGATCCCTACGTTGGGACTCATATTTTCGGTCCTGCTCCGACTCAAACACCCGTCTTTCCTGGCGAGTCTGACGATCCGCAGCCACGAGGCGGTCAAGGGCCTCACGCTGCTGCTTCAGGGTCTCGGTctgcttggtgatggcttgggTAGACCTGTCCAGCTGTTCGATGGCGTCTCTGACATTCTCATCCGTGAGCCCCTGAACAGCAGCCAGATCCGAGGATGATGCCAGCTTGTCGACAATGCCGGCCTTCTCCAGTGCAGCATATCTCGTAAAGGGTTAGTATGAGAGGGAATATAcaaggacgacgacgatgacctACTGGGCAAACTCGTCCGGGGTGAGGAGAGTGTCCGGGGTGAGATGGGATGTTGCCCACTGCACAAACTGGTTGCCCGTGGATGAGCCGTTGAAGGCGGCCCTCACCGCCGCTGCATCGAATGACGCGTCGTACGCCCTCAGCAATTTGACGAGAAATTCAGGGTCCATCGGGACAGGGATGGGTTCGCGGGCAGAGagacacagcagcagctcaaagCAAAATCCTGCATCCACGAGTCGAATCGTGGTGATATGTGGCGTTCTGGTGTTTCTGTTGATTTTACAGCGCATCCCCttctgttgtttttgggcCCTCACACCCCTAACCCCGCTCCAATGTGGCCTGTGCACCACTGCCCTGCACACGCCAAGGTTCGGGGAAGGCTTCCGCTccagcatctcctcctcatggcCGGTCATGGGTGTTCCCCAGATTTCAGATCTTATCTCAACGACAGCTCAACTCATGCCTTATGCCTCCTACCTCCCTTTTCATCTCTTACGCCCGTAGCCTTCTGGATGGCATTTCTATCTCCAACAGCATAAagcacacacaacacacaccatGAAATATTTGACTGCGGTGTGCCGAAATTGACCAGCGAGCGCGCGACGGCCAGCCACTTTCTTGCCCAACATGACTGAACGAGTCCCTGCATATCTCTCCCTCGGTGACCCATGCGGAGAATATGGATGATACCTGTCCAGACCGTGCTTGACGCCGCCCACCTTCTCTCAACCGCCCGGTCTACCCTCGATCCCCCCGATCGCCTTCCAAGGTTCCCAGCCGCCGGTGACACACGCTCTCTGCCAACATTTCCATGGCTGgcggcccctccccccaaaccgGGGCCTGGAATGGCCCTGTCAACCGGCCTTCTCGAAGAATCGCAGAGGACCTTCTCCAGTTTGGCAAATCTAACCGAGAAAGCGGAATCCCGGTCGACCGGCCTTTGCCAGTCCGATTTTCTCTCGTTCTCTGATCGGAAAGGGCGATCTAAGGGAAGAGGATGTTTCCTTCCATCGAAAGTCAATGATCCGGCCTTCGAGAATCGTCACTGCCCTGATACGTGTTCGTGTCCACACCCGAAACTGGGACGGGGGAAACAAAAAGCAGCGGGTGCGCCTGCCCATTCTCGACCGCGGGCATCATTCGGAGCTTTCGTCGTGAGGCTTATTCGGAAGACGTAGACTCGGACCCGACCTGTCCAGCGGGCTAATCACGGCGGTTTTTGCACCAGAACTGGTCGCAGCAGCGTGATGCACAGCGTGTTGATTGGGCTAGCTCATGCGTGCTCGACAGGAGCGTCAGCCTTGTGGTGATGCCAACACAGCGAGTCCCAggctctctcttcccctttcttGTCGCGATCCAGTCGTACAGCATGGCGCGACTGCAGTGGTTGCAACGAAAATGGACACGCTTGACGCTCAAAGGCCGACCGACAGCAGCATGCGCCCAGGATGTCGCCGATCGTGGGGAACAGCCATCTCGCAGCCCGAACTAAGCTGCCGTTGGAGGATGAAAATAGGAAGCAGGAAGACGCTCAGCTATTCAGGGCCTCGACCACGGTTTTCAAAGACGATCGTCTGAATTAGCTTCTCCGCGCAGCACAAGCACAAGCCGTTGTGGACAGGAGACGTACGACGGCTGGACCACCTTCTCCGATGTCCCTCGCCATTACATCCATCTTCCCCACGAGCCAACCCAATCGCACCAGCACCAGTACACGACACAGACCACGGAGACCACCCAACGTACCAAgcacaccacaccaaccacccgGGCACCGCACGCTCCCCTCTACTTTTACGATGCGCATGCGTTGTACCTGCTGTGCTCTCAGTGAAAATATCGCTGATTATCACGCTTGGGCCAGAGGGCGGCTCGAGCCGCAGGAAACCGTTGTTTCGGGGCGGAAAGGTGCAGATTTACCGCCACATCCCCGAGCTCATACTACTTCATGACTGGACTGCTCTTGATGCTTTCGTTTGAGGCCCAAAAAAAGATACGACGTCTTGGCTTCTCGGTTTGTCATGGTGTCCCGATTGGGCTTCAGTGGACGCTTTGTTGACAGCCCCCTGGTTCGCACCCTCTACGCCGCAGCCACCACGGAAGCATCCGGACGCTGGCGCTTGTCAGATCTGACATGGCTCCTGTCTCTAGCCTAACGCAGCCCTGAGGATGATAGCTTGATTGCTTGCTGTCGTTTGGATGACTGGCAGCCACACCGGCATCTTGTTTGCGGGGCGTTGCAGTGGCTTGATATCCATGTATCGGGTAGCCTATGCGGCTTCGGCCCCCCTTCCCGGGCTCTGTGAGAGGGGCCTCCTGTCCGTCATTTTCATGACATGACAGTCAAGACAAGACCCCTCGCTTGGATGCGTGTTGGGGCGGTACGTGGCTGCGAGCAGGGGTGCGTGGGTTGCTGGACTGAGCCtcgggtgtgtgtgtgtgtgtgtatgcCTGCGTGTGAGAGAGTAACAGTTCTGTAGGCACTAACTCGTTATGTGCCTGCTCCCAGTTGAGTTATGCCAGGGTCCTTACGCACCCCGGCCGTGTAAAACGAGAACGTCACCCCTCGAGCCAACCGTTCGGTGCTGGGATGGCGATATTGCAATAGGGCCTGGTTCCCGGCGGCACAGAACTCCTGCCGTTCCGGTTGCTTGGAGACTCAAAGCACAAACACTCGATCTCCCAAGATGTTCCCGGCTTCCCAGATACCCTTTGTGTGCCGCTTCTGTTTGATGACCCAAGCATGCAGGCCATCGCGGGCTGTACAGGTagagggaagaaagggaCTCCAGGAGATGAGTAGCCTACACCGACAAGTTGACGTGTCGTCCTATTACATCACCTACCACCAACCG encodes the following:
- a CDS encoding hypothetical protein (EggNog:ENOG503P3XQ) is translated as MLERKPSPNLGVCRAVVHRPHWSGVRGVRAQKQQKGMRCKINRNTRTPHITTIRLVDAGFCFELLLCLSAREPIPVPMDPEFLVKLLRAYDASFDAAAVRAAFNGSSTGNQFVQWATSHLTPDTLLTPDEFAQYAALEKAGIVDKLASSSDLAAVQGLTDENVRDAIEQLDRSTQAITKQTETLKQQREALDRLVAADRQTRQERRVFESEQDRKYESQRRDLTLAVEELSQSLDSQLLELEQQTTGAGPAIQQTVDTLFRSDDKLLASLQKLGWELDTKDPEEQNHVVMLRETCARDSREGRLIKCTVEGVRTRLDRIYLETLEEKNSGSSSRVSPGEVSSLQEEVESLYSEILPVAQMSVEQQFLEPALKKVEAKTGQEQAKSKQATGYVHDCLDYLLDHVQDLSARLEAFKAYQLAADSLLEIAQSEVATKVALATPCSRRPTVSQRGVMDSPVRPRPRHARRSSGMGGAMEESPLDEILRSLAISLPHEEEGTPDFPARARELASILAERRSKTEDIAKNVQESFDYTATRQIADGKVAIQLIRDSILAESPFGHVRLVDPEIESSIDVLSQELEKIRQEKEGLNNSMAKLRARSAKKDELIARWGA